Proteins encoded together in one Catellatospora citrea window:
- a CDS encoding SigE family RNA polymerase sigma factor, giving the protein MHPEFEEYVRARSGPLVGFAYLLCRDRHLAEDLVQEVLAKAYHRWDRIEAENPDAYLRKAVVWAHSSWWRRLSHRERPLATTPDAADGDDFVQRHAVRDELWALLGTLPRRQRTVLVLRFFEDLDDARIAELMDCSPATVRVHASRGLAALRAEFRAPTPLPADERSFAGVPVDAVRRRAGAVRLRRRAALAATTALVLAALIVVAPFWRGQQPPPVVTPTPTPPVSAGPSVSPSPSVSAGPSAASALVPRPATEVLPVFPYQPGFVPAQVGPLQVVSALGMTGVESLGNAQKLLIYAGPTAYDWDWEATETKSARVNGVTATLRTGAGENGELQVGLTWRRDGRWVTVQSFGGLLDEAEVERIARELKPGRMTATPQLTYTLMPNGYEVSSLDARHVCLSREPRLTPQDPEGVCVHVGSDTSLVPMTSSLTVGGRPAQLTRGGEGSPTELAILLDERRVLLIMQSRSDLSEADLIRFAESITVAGPAGQ; this is encoded by the coding sequence GTGCACCCGGAGTTCGAGGAGTACGTCCGCGCCCGTTCCGGGCCCCTGGTCGGCTTCGCCTACCTGCTGTGCCGCGACCGCCACCTCGCCGAGGACCTGGTGCAGGAGGTCCTCGCCAAGGCGTACCACCGCTGGGACCGCATCGAGGCGGAGAACCCGGACGCGTACCTGCGCAAGGCCGTGGTGTGGGCGCACTCGTCCTGGTGGCGGCGGCTGTCCCACCGGGAGCGCCCGCTGGCGACGACTCCCGACGCCGCGGACGGCGACGACTTCGTGCAGCGCCACGCGGTGCGCGACGAGTTGTGGGCGCTGCTGGGCACGCTGCCCCGCCGCCAGCGCACCGTGCTCGTGCTGCGCTTCTTCGAGGACCTGGACGACGCGCGCATCGCCGAGCTGATGGACTGCTCGCCCGCCACGGTGCGGGTGCACGCGTCCCGCGGGCTGGCCGCGCTGCGCGCGGAGTTCCGCGCGCCGACGCCGCTGCCCGCCGACGAGCGCAGCTTCGCCGGGGTGCCGGTGGACGCGGTGCGCCGCCGGGCGGGCGCGGTGCGGCTGCGCCGCCGGGCGGCCCTGGCCGCGACCACCGCGCTGGTGCTCGCCGCGCTGATCGTGGTGGCCCCGTTCTGGCGCGGGCAGCAGCCGCCGCCCGTGGTGACCCCGACGCCGACGCCGCCCGTGAGCGCCGGCCCGTCGGTGAGCCCCAGCCCGTCGGTGAGCGCCGGCCCGTCGGCCGCGTCGGCGCTGGTGCCTCGTCCGGCCACCGAGGTGCTGCCGGTGTTCCCTTACCAGCCGGGGTTCGTGCCGGCGCAGGTCGGCCCGCTGCAGGTCGTCTCCGCGCTGGGCATGACCGGCGTGGAGAGCCTCGGCAACGCGCAGAAGTTGCTGATCTACGCCGGGCCCACCGCGTACGACTGGGACTGGGAGGCCACCGAGACGAAGAGCGCCCGGGTGAACGGGGTGACGGCGACGCTGCGCACGGGCGCCGGCGAGAACGGCGAGCTGCAGGTCGGGCTGACCTGGCGGCGCGACGGCCGGTGGGTGACCGTGCAGAGCTTCGGCGGCCTGCTGGACGAGGCGGAGGTCGAGCGGATCGCCCGCGAGCTGAAGCCCGGCCGGATGACCGCCACGCCGCAGCTCACCTACACGCTGATGCCGAACGGGTACGAGGTCAGCAGCCTCGACGCGCGGCACGTCTGCCTGAGCCGCGAGCCGCGGCTGACGCCGCAGGACCCGGAGGGCGTCTGCGTCCACGTGGGGTCCGACACCAGCCTGGTGCCGATGACCAGCTCGCTGACGGTCGGCGGGCGGCCCGCCCAACTGACCAGGGGCGGCGAGGGCAGTCCCACCGAGCTGGCGATCCTGCTCGACGAGCGGCGCGTCTTGCTGATCATGCAGAGCCGGAGCGATCTCAGCGAAGCCGACCTGATCCGGTTCGCCGAGAGCATCACGGTGGCCGGGCCTGCGGGGCAGTGA
- a CDS encoding acyl-CoA dehydrogenase family protein, producing the protein MADAGRFRARAQEIADEVLFPAALAVDAADRVPAGQLDLLAAEGFYGVAAPPEAGGFGMDLPLAAALLESLASGCLSTAFVWLQHHGPVMAAAHSDRPGIRATWLEPLAQGVRRAGIALAGLRSPTAPMRVRAVDGGYLLDGVVPWVTGWSMIDTLYTAARDEHDDVHFLFVDAVDAPTLATTPLELVAVQASRTVDVRFDGHFVPADRLADVQAYGKWSSSDASGSALNGFLALGVVNRCCRLLGPSPLDAELATTRAALLAADADAVPAARAAASDLVLRATAQLAVQTGARAVLRDDHAQRLLREAAFLLVFGNRPAIRDALLTRLRPGAPR; encoded by the coding sequence ATGGCTGACGCAGGCAGGTTCCGGGCACGGGCGCAGGAGATCGCGGACGAGGTCCTCTTCCCGGCCGCCCTCGCGGTCGACGCCGCCGACCGGGTGCCCGCGGGCCAGCTCGACCTGCTGGCCGCCGAGGGCTTCTACGGCGTCGCCGCGCCGCCGGAGGCCGGCGGGTTCGGCATGGACCTCCCGCTGGCCGCGGCGCTGCTGGAGAGCCTGGCGAGCGGCTGCCTGAGCACCGCGTTCGTCTGGCTGCAGCACCACGGCCCGGTCATGGCGGCGGCCCACAGCGACCGTCCCGGCATCCGTGCGACCTGGCTCGAACCCCTCGCCCAGGGCGTACGCCGGGCCGGCATCGCGCTGGCCGGGCTGCGCAGCCCCACCGCCCCGATGCGGGTGCGCGCCGTCGACGGCGGTTACCTGCTCGACGGGGTGGTGCCGTGGGTGACCGGCTGGAGCATGATCGACACGTTGTACACCGCCGCGCGCGACGAACACGACGACGTGCACTTCCTGTTCGTCGACGCGGTCGACGCGCCGACCCTGGCCACCACGCCGCTGGAGCTGGTCGCGGTGCAGGCGAGCCGGACCGTCGACGTGCGCTTCGACGGCCATTTCGTGCCCGCGGACCGGCTGGCCGACGTGCAGGCGTACGGGAAATGGTCGTCATCGGACGCGAGCGGCTCGGCCCTGAACGGCTTCCTCGCGCTCGGCGTGGTGAACCGGTGCTGCCGGCTGCTCGGCCCGAGCCCGCTCGACGCCGAACTGGCCACCACCCGCGCCGCGCTGCTGGCCGCCGACGCCGACGCGGTGCCCGCCGCCCGCGCGGCCGCCTCCGACCTGGTGCTGCGGGCCACCGCGCAACTGGCCGTGCAGACCGGCGCGCGAGCGGTGCTGCGCGACGACCACGCCCAGCGGCTGCTCCGCGAGGCGGCCTTCCTGCTGGTCTTCGGCAACCGTCCGGCCATTCGCGACGCCCTGCTCACCCGGCTGCGGCCCGGCGCGCCGCGCTGA
- a CDS encoding aldehyde dehydrogenase family protein, whose amino-acid sequence MAVRKTYKLFIGGAFPRSESGRTYVVADSKGQFVANAAQASRKDARDAVLAARAAFGKWSGATAYNKGQVIYRIAEMLEGRRDEFTSLEVPASEVDEAIDRLVWYAGWTDKLAQVVGGANPVAGPYFNISSPEPSGVVAVVAPSQPTLLGLVSVIAPAMATGNTVIVITDAPRVAITLAEVLATSDVPGGVVNILTGSAAEVAPWLASHSDVNGLDLTGVADAKLALELEQAAAETLKRVRRPAAVDWSADPGLAPMTAYLETKTVWHPKGM is encoded by the coding sequence CTGGCCGTACGCAAGACGTACAAGCTCTTCATCGGTGGTGCGTTCCCGCGCAGCGAGTCGGGCCGCACCTACGTCGTCGCCGACAGCAAGGGGCAGTTCGTGGCCAACGCCGCCCAGGCCTCCCGCAAGGACGCCCGCGACGCCGTGCTCGCCGCGCGGGCCGCGTTCGGCAAGTGGTCCGGCGCGACGGCGTACAACAAGGGCCAGGTGATCTACCGGATCGCCGAGATGCTGGAGGGCCGCCGCGACGAGTTCACCTCCCTGGAGGTGCCCGCGTCCGAGGTGGACGAGGCGATCGACCGCCTGGTCTGGTACGCGGGCTGGACCGACAAGCTCGCGCAGGTCGTGGGCGGGGCCAACCCGGTCGCCGGGCCGTACTTCAACATCTCCTCGCCCGAGCCCAGCGGCGTCGTCGCGGTCGTCGCGCCGTCCCAGCCGACCCTGCTCGGCCTGGTCAGCGTCATCGCCCCGGCGATGGCCACCGGCAACACCGTCATCGTGATCACCGATGCCCCGCGCGTGGCGATCACCCTGGCCGAGGTCCTGGCCACCTCCGACGTGCCCGGCGGCGTGGTCAACATCCTCACCGGCTCGGCCGCCGAGGTCGCCCCGTGGCTCGCCTCGCACAGCGACGTCAACGGCCTCGACCTGACCGGCGTCGCCGATGCCAAGCTGGCTCTGGAGCTGGAGCAGGCCGCCGCGGAGACCCTCAAGCGGGTCCGCCGCCCGGCCGCCGTCGACTGGTCGGCCGACCCCGGCCTCGCCCCCATGACCGCCTACCTCGAAACCAAGACGGTCTGGCACCCCAAGGGCATGTGA
- a CDS encoding aldehyde dehydrogenase family protein, producing the protein MSAFEYAPAPESRSIVKLQPSYGLFINGEFVDGAGSFKTISPASEEVLAEVAEASTADVDRAVKAARRAYEDVWGVMPGRERAKYLFRIARIIAERSRELAVLESLNNGKPIKESRDVDVPLAAAHFFYYAGWADKLPYAGFGADPRPLGVAGQVIPWNFPLLMLAWKIAPALAAGNTVVLKPAETTPLTALLFAEICQQAELPPGVVNIVTGAGETGAAVVNHPDVDKVAFTGSTEVGRIIAKAVAGTKKKVTLELGGKAANIVFDDAAIDQAVEGIVNGIFFNQGHVCCAGSRLLVQESVADQLLESLKRRMATLRVGDPLDKNTDVGAINSAEQLTRIKALAEIGSAEGAERWSPACELPERGFWFAPTIFTGVSQAHRIAREEIFGPVLSVLTFRTPGEAVEKANNTPYGLSAGVWSEKGSRILAIADQLRAGVVWANTFNKFDPTSPFGGYKESGYGREGGRHGLEAYLAG; encoded by the coding sequence ATGAGCGCTTTTGAATACGCGCCGGCTCCGGAGTCGCGCTCGATCGTGAAGCTGCAGCCGTCGTACGGGCTGTTCATCAACGGCGAGTTCGTCGACGGCGCGGGCAGCTTCAAGACCATCTCCCCCGCCTCCGAGGAGGTGCTGGCCGAGGTCGCCGAGGCCTCGACCGCCGACGTGGACCGGGCCGTCAAGGCCGCGCGCCGCGCCTACGAAGACGTGTGGGGCGTGATGCCGGGCCGGGAGCGGGCCAAGTACCTGTTCCGGATCGCGCGCATCATCGCCGAGCGCAGCCGCGAGCTGGCCGTGCTGGAGTCGCTGAACAACGGCAAGCCGATCAAGGAATCCCGCGACGTGGACGTGCCGCTGGCCGCGGCGCACTTCTTCTACTACGCGGGCTGGGCCGACAAGCTGCCGTACGCCGGCTTCGGCGCGGACCCGCGCCCGCTGGGCGTGGCCGGGCAGGTCATCCCGTGGAACTTCCCGCTGCTCATGCTGGCCTGGAAGATCGCCCCGGCGCTGGCCGCGGGCAACACCGTGGTGCTCAAGCCCGCCGAGACGACCCCGCTGACCGCGCTGCTGTTCGCGGAGATCTGCCAGCAGGCCGAGCTGCCGCCGGGCGTGGTCAACATCGTCACCGGCGCGGGCGAGACCGGCGCGGCCGTGGTCAACCACCCGGACGTGGACAAGGTCGCCTTCACCGGCTCGACCGAGGTGGGCCGGATCATCGCCAAGGCGGTGGCGGGCACCAAGAAGAAGGTCACCCTGGAGCTGGGCGGCAAGGCGGCGAACATCGTCTTCGACGACGCCGCGATCGACCAGGCCGTCGAGGGCATCGTCAACGGCATCTTCTTCAACCAGGGCCACGTCTGCTGCGCGGGATCCCGGCTGCTGGTGCAGGAATCCGTGGCCGACCAGCTGCTCGAATCGCTCAAGCGCCGGATGGCCACCCTGCGCGTCGGCGACCCGCTGGACAAGAACACCGACGTCGGCGCGATCAACTCGGCCGAGCAGCTGACCCGGATCAAGGCGCTGGCCGAGATCGGCTCGGCGGAGGGCGCGGAGCGCTGGTCGCCCGCGTGCGAGCTGCCCGAGCGCGGCTTCTGGTTCGCGCCGACCATCTTCACCGGCGTGTCCCAGGCGCACCGCATCGCCCGCGAGGAGATCTTCGGGCCGGTGCTGTCGGTGCTGACCTTCCGCACCCCGGGCGAGGCGGTCGAGAAGGCCAACAACACGCCGTACGGGCTGTCGGCCGGGGTGTGGAGCGAGAAGGGCTCCCGCATCCTCGCCATCGCCGACCAGCTCCGGGCCGGTGTCGTCTGGGCGAACACGTTCAACAAGTTCGACCCGACCTCGCCGTTCGGCGGTTACAAGGAATCGGGATACGGCCGCGAGGGCGGCCGCCACGGGCTGGAGGCCTACCTTGCCGGCTAA
- the deoC gene encoding deoxyribose-phosphate aldolase, producing the protein MTATISPLSEVTRSDAALRTFLHGLPGVDRVGADARAAGLGTRSIKTTAKAWAIDLAIRMVDLTTLEGADTPGKVRALCAKARQPDPGDPSCPPVAAICVYPSMVPTAHEALRGSGIHLASVATAFPSGQAPLKVKLDDTRAAVAAGADEIDMVISRGAFLSGRYLEVFEEIVAIKEACGSAHLKVILETGELVTYDNVRRASWLAMLAGGDFIKTSTGKVAPAATLPVTLIMLEAVRDFLDTTGRKVGVKPAGGIRTTKDAIKYLVMVNEIAGDGWLDPDWFRFGASTLLNDLLMQRTKLATGHYSGPDYFTLD; encoded by the coding sequence ATGACGGCCACCATCTCACCGTTGTCCGAGGTCACGCGCTCCGACGCGGCGTTGCGGACCTTCCTGCACGGCCTGCCCGGCGTCGACCGGGTCGGCGCGGACGCGCGCGCCGCGGGACTGGGCACCCGCTCGATCAAGACGACCGCGAAGGCCTGGGCGATCGACCTCGCCATCCGGATGGTGGACCTGACCACGCTCGAGGGTGCCGACACCCCGGGCAAGGTCCGGGCGCTGTGCGCGAAGGCCCGGCAGCCCGACCCGGGCGACCCGAGCTGCCCGCCCGTGGCCGCGATCTGCGTGTACCCGTCGATGGTGCCGACCGCCCACGAGGCGCTGCGCGGCTCCGGGATCCACCTGGCCAGCGTCGCGACCGCCTTCCCGTCGGGGCAGGCACCGCTGAAGGTGAAGCTGGACGACACCCGGGCCGCCGTCGCCGCGGGCGCCGACGAGATCGACATGGTGATCAGCCGGGGCGCGTTCCTGTCCGGCCGTTACCTGGAGGTCTTCGAGGAGATCGTGGCGATCAAGGAGGCCTGCGGCAGCGCTCACCTGAAGGTCATCCTGGAGACCGGCGAGCTGGTCACCTACGACAACGTGCGGCGCGCGTCCTGGCTGGCCATGCTGGCGGGCGGCGACTTCATCAAGACCTCCACCGGCAAGGTCGCCCCCGCGGCCACCCTGCCCGTCACGCTGATCATGCTGGAGGCGGTGCGGGACTTCCTCGACACCACCGGCCGCAAGGTCGGCGTGAAGCCCGCGGGCGGCATCCGCACCACCAAGGACGCCATCAAGTACCTGGTCATGGTCAACGAGATCGCCGGCGACGGCTGGCTCGACCCGGACTGGTTCCGGTTCGGCGCGTCCACGCTGCTCAACGACCTGCTGATGCAGCGCACCAAGCTCGCCACCGGCCACTACTCGGGCCCCGACTACTTCACCCTGGACTAA